One Eptesicus fuscus isolate TK198812 chromosome 13, DD_ASM_mEF_20220401, whole genome shotgun sequence genomic window, gaagataaaaacagttttaaaggATACTGCACAAGATAAACTGTTATTTCAGGCATGTTaactatactttttatttatttttttgtgtgccttCTCTGGCTTTAGAAATTGATGTGCTACAGTGACATTCCATATCATATTTCAAGATAAATTGATCTTTCaatcatattaaataaaaatatgcttaccTAAAGAAGGAGCCAGCCAATATACTATAAAAAATTGAAGGAATGCTTCATCAAAACACTTGAAATGTAGTGAAAGTGCCAAAGCTGGATTAAATATAGCTCCTGTTAGACTTCCTCctgtaatacattttaaacaGAGTGATACCAAACCATGTATCTTCATTTTCTTGTAACTGAAAATAAAGGGGTTACTAAATGTGACTTTTGTTTTACATAGTTAAGTACAGTCACCCCTTGGTATCTGTGGGGTATTGGTTCCAGGAGCCCCtgcagataccaaaatccatAATTGTCCATGTCCCTTATATAAGATGGCATAGGAGTTgcacatgtatacatacacatccTCCCCTAAACTTTAAATCATCTCAAGATTACTTATAATAtgtaatacaatgtaaatgctatataaatagttgtttattatatagggaataatgacaacaaaaaagTACACATAGTCAGTACAGACACAGTTATCATAGTCCTAGCTACATAGTACATGTCAACAAcaacataattttttaagaatatttttgagCCATGGTTGGTTGAATCCGTGGATTTGAAATTCATAGATTCGGAGCCTGTGGGGTTCCAAATACAGGAGCCGACTGTATTCTTATTCTGTGATCTTTCTTTGTAGAATCACCTGTCATATTATAGAGTATAAAAATAGATTATAGATTATAATATGCCaggtgcaaaaagaaaaaaaaaagacaggttaTTAAGAAAGttaatccagccctggccagcatggctcagtgattagagcatcagtctgtgcaGCAgaggtccaattcccagtcaagggcaccgacctgggttgcaggtttaatctccACCCCCAGTGAGGCATGTGTGAAAGGCAgtcagttgatgtgtctctctcacatcgatgtttctctctcttctctctttccctgtctccccctccccccctttccactctgaaaatcCATAGAAGAATATCCTcactcttcaggtgaggataaaaaagaagagaaaaaggaagttaaACCAGTGCTTTTCCTATATATTATTGCAAAATGCACATTCAGAACAAATCTGCTCTATTGTGGTTCCTATAAGGTTTTATAAAACAGGAGATTTGGCTGCCCTTAACCGGccaatttaaatgaatgaataataaaaataaaatgaaaatacatttaaaaatggattcAATACCTCATGTTTCTCTTGTACATAGCATACCTTTGTGTTGAAAACAAAACGTAAAATGGACCAAAGCATTATCATTAACTCCATTTTTACTTGTCAAGAGAGCCCTAAAGAAGTAACTgaatggtatgtaaattatacctcagtaaagtgGTTACAAAAATTTTTGCCAAGAAGTGACTGAGTAGTCATGAACAATAAACACAAATTCTGTCAACTGCTTTTCAGGATTCACGGTCTCGCCCTACACCAGGGTATCTCTCTGACACGGGGCCTAGGAGCTCATCGTTCTTGCTACACAGCAAGAAAGGAAAGGCAGAGCAGGATGGACTGCCTGTCCAACAGTGCTCAGCAGAGCTCAGCTTTTCAAAACACACCCTAAGATTTCGCCTGAGAGGGTGACATTTCTGGTGGTTCTTCCATGTGGAAGCTTGGGCACACACATCTGCCCCTGACTCAGCCACAGAGATAGAGCCAATATTTTCACAGATCTTATATAGATATACATCCTTATAGCGTACTGTCTTCATAAAATGCAGCAAAGTAAAATAGGAAAGTAAGTGACCTTTTCATAAGAATTCACCCAGATTTCACACTTGATAGGCTGAAAACATTGAAGCTGTGTTGAGATGAAGATGTTGAACAATGACCCAAGTTCACTTGACTAAGAGTTTTCTTCTAGCACACTAGCCTCATTCATACATAGCATGATTCATATTTTAACTGGACAACCACGTAGACATACCTGTATACAGGTTGTTTATAGTAGCAATAGGGAAAACCTACATGCCCATTCATAAGAAAACAGCTAAGTACGTTAGTTTATTGTTAATTTGGAATACCATTCAGTATTTGGAAATAATGCGAGATCTCCAAACCACCAAAAAAAGCAAACCACATAAAGGAAGGTATGAAACTTTTTATGttaacacagacacacatactgGATTCTGTAGggtcttatctatatatataataaatgcacagaaaacacatttgaaaGGACACACAACACATGCACAGAGGGTTGCCCTGGAGGGGATAGTACacaaggaaggggagggataggCATGAGGATGGCAGTCAGAAGTCACTTTTAGTCTCACTGGTAGtgtcaattttgtttttttacaaaaagaacaCATGTATTACTTGTGTAATTAaacatgaattatttaaaaagtaagatatCATGCACCAGACATAGAACTGACAGAAAATGGCTCCGGAAAATAAACTACTAATCATTGACATTTGAAAGGGAGAAATCTTAACATCTTGAAGAACAGGTATCAGGGGGGAGATGTGGCCAGCTCTTGTGAAGAGTCTTGGAGGACAGCATGAACTGAGTGAAGTCACCACAGTGAAAGGCTAAATCCCAAATTTGGCAATTTTAGGCACTAATGCTTCTCAGCACTCTTGAAGGGAATCACATTCTCTGACAGAATGACACTCTTAAAATCACATAAGACTCGTGTAATCCAGAATGTTCATGAACTAATTTACAGTGGACTAGCCCTTTCTAGTGACCAGAATATTTGTAGCAGGTACTATGCTAAGAACTTGCATACATTACTCTATTCTTCACAATTGACATAGATAGtagtattcttcattttaaaaatgaggaaactgaacccAAATTAAGTATctctcctagggccgtggtcggcaaactgcggcttgcgagccacatgcggctctttggccccttgagtgtggctcttccacaaaataccacggcctgggcgagtctattttgaagaagtggcattagaagaagtttaattttaaaaaatttggctctcaaaagaaatttcaattgttgtactgttgatatttggctcgattgactaatgagtttgctgaccactgtcctagggaaaCAGTTCAATTCCTCTTAACCATTCTATTTTAACTAGCATAATATAAAATGTCttgagcccagctggtatggctcagtggctgagtgtcgaactatgaaccaagagatcagagttcgattccctgtcagggcacatgcctgggttgggaggcagccaatcaatgattctctctcattactgatgtttcccTTCTTCtcgctgaaataaataaaaataacatttaaaaaaatgtcttgaaCTTTTATTTGAACCTATTTTTTCACCTTTAAATTAGCACCTATTTCAGATGGTTattgtattaaaaatgaaaacatgtaaaaGGCTTAATTCCCTTCTCCACTGACAAAATCTTACTTATATTCTTCATGAAAAACTCCTGAATTAAGTAATAAAGTAAAAATCCTACAATTTCTTCAGATAATTTATTATGCTTATTTTGGAAGTCCTTAGACATTACATATGGAAAACCCAgatatgtattatttcttttaaaaaatatatattttattgattttttacagagaggaagggagaaggatagagagttagaaacatcgatgagagagaaacattgatcagctgcttcctgcacgtcccctactggggatgtgcctgcaaccaagttacatgtccctgaccggaatcgaacccgggacccttcaatccgcaggccaacgctctacccactgagccaaactggctagggctgtattatttctgtgtgatttttaaaaagggaatagaGTATTTGCTGATTCACTCATTCTGAAAATCCGTACTATTTTGTAGCAGGTAACACCATGCTAAGTCATGGTTATATGTTATAATGAATCAATTCTAGTCTCTCTACTCATAAAGCTTACTGTCTGGTGAAGGAAAACAGACATTATATCAGAAAACAAGTGTATAAAAATTCTACAAAGGAACAAGGGGCTGTAGTAAAGACAACTTGGATGTgtaaactaatttttttcaacacagaattaattaaaaaatgaatgcagTTCTCTCTTCAATGAGCTAAAATTTCCCATATCTAAGTTAAGGAAGATTTTCTTGAAATTTGTGTTAGTAATTTTATAGCTTTAGCATGCTAATAGGTCACACAGCTTTCTTTCCCAGcacctttttcctcttcttcactTTATTTGGGAAACCAATTAAGTACATAAGTGGTAATGACATCAGTGGCCTCAATTTGTGCATCCAAGTGCAGGGTGCTAAATCAGTGAATACACAATCAGACACTCGGTCACTGGCTCTCCAACGAGCCTGTGGCTAAGTGCTGGGCAGTTATGTTCTGTCTTAAAATACATAACCAGCTATTTTGATGTGACCTGTGTTGATGGTGACTTCTGAGTGCCCTCAACTGTGTCCCAACTGTGGCACAACATTTTGCAAGGGATGACCCTGTTTACATATGATGTTTCTGCTTTAGCTAAAACCTAAAACTTTAATAAGCAACTATTCACTAACTCCTCAAATATGCATTATATCCTGCCCTCTTGCCTATACCATTTATTTCTatctgtgtttaaaaaaagaagggtaCTAGAtctaaagaaaggaaaacattggTGGTGGTCATTTTTACCCTAGGAGGGCAAGCATATGTTTAGTAGGAGTCCTCAGCTCAAGGTTTGCTTCtactcatattttaattttatttttattattttttttatatatatatattttattgatttattacagtgaggaagagagagggatagagagtcagaaacagcgatgagagagaaacatcgaccagctgcctcctgcacaccccccactggggatgtgccagcaaccaaggtacatgcccttgaccggaatcgaacctgggacccttcagtccgcaggccgacgctccatccaccgagccaaaccggtttcggcatcatattttaattttaatgggaAGAAGATAAACTCTTACTACATATTTCCTTCCCtccaaaacattttataattcagATATAGTTCCAATGAAGATACTTTATTCTAATCTTTTAAAATGACACAtttctgaaaacctatttgaagaaataatgaacgaaaacttcccccacctgatgaaagaaatagacttacaagtccaggaagcgcacagaaccccaaacaaaaggaatccaaagaggatcacaccaagacacatcaaattaaaatgccaagagcaaaagacaaagagagaatcttacaagcagcaagagaaaaacagttacctacaagggagctcccatacgattatcagctaatttctcaacagaaaccatgcaggccagacgggagtggcaagaaatattcaaagtgatgaatagcaggaacctacaaccaagactactccacccagcaaagttatcattcagaattgaagggcagataaagagcttcacagataagaaaaagctaaaggagttcatcaccaccaaaccagcattatatgaaatgctgaaaggtattctttaaaagaggaaaaagaagaagaaagataaaaattatgaacaacaaatacatatctatcaacaagtgaatctaaaagtcaagtgaattaaaaatctgaggaacagaataaactggtgaacttaatagaatcaggcatagaatgggagtggattgataattctcagggggaaaggggtgtctgtgtggggagtatgggaagagactggacaaaaatcatacacctatggataaggacagcgggggggggggggggtaagggaagagggggcgggtaggaactgggtggtggagagatatgtggggaaaaaggagaaacaattgtaatctgaacaataaagattcattaaaaaaaaaaaaagaaatcatgaatttgtcgaaaccggtttggctcagtggatagagcgtcggccttcagactgaaaggtcccaggttcgattccggtcaagggcatgtaccttggttgcgggcacatccccagtaggaggtgtgcaagaggcagctcgtggatgtttctctctcatggatgtttctaattctctatccctctctcttcctcactgtaataaatcaataaaatatatatttttttaaaaaagaaaaaataaataaaatgacacattTCATCATTAAACTTTTTGCATCTGATATCTGTCAAGGTAAACAGATGGTTTACAAGAAACCAGATTTCTcaagagttgtttttaaaaacctttaatttCAAGCaagttttagttttttaatatttttattgacttcagagaggaagggagaaggagagagataaaaacatcaatgagaatcattggtcggctgcctcctgcacgctccctactgggggtcgagtccacaacccgggcatgtgcccttgactggaatcaaacctgggacccttcagtccacaggccaatgctctatcgactgagccaaaccagctagggccaagttttaattttaaagcatctttCTTGATAGGTCACTTAAAAGTTCATTTATTACTCACGATGAATTATTAaggaaataaattacttttaagtaatttttcAGGAAAAGAACTAAGAAATAGAACTGTACTCTGCCACTCTCACTACTAAACAATCTTGTAGCTTTAAATTGGAAGGAACTTTTTAAGCCCAGGATCATTTTTCAGTGAGTGTCAGGAAGGATCTATACCAGGTTGGCTTGAGGAAAGAGGTAGCTGATAACTTATCTTCCTCTCTGCCATTGAGACAATCCCTTTGTAGGATATTTGAGCCCTTGGCAATATCTCACAAGTTCTCAGTTTCAGCACAGAAGTGGCTCCTTTTTCTGAGTGTTCAAAAATGAACTGAATGAACTATATTTTGGCCCTACTGGTAAAGAACGGGACGGAAAAATGGTTAGAGTAGCGGGGATACTAGTATTGACATCACAGAGATTCAGGGGTTTCAAATACATCTTGGTAAAGAGCTTAGAGCCTCCGGTCATAGCGGTCTGGCCGACCCGCGTGTTTTGTGGGAATGACAAACCTGCATAGACCAGAAAGGTGATGAGTGCTGCCAGCATGTGGATACGAAGCTTGGCTCGGACCTCCTGGACGTGCAGCAGGGCACCGTGGAAGATAAAGGAGCAGATGGCCTCTACGACGACGGCTTTGGGCAAGTCCACGTGGATGGGGTTCCTGCAAGCGAAGCTCCTCTCACCGACGTGATACCTGGTCAGTCCCAGGCTCCACAGGGCGCCTATACAGTACCTGCTGCCCAGAGCAGCCATCAGCTGAGCCAACAGCCGCATCGCCCCCGTCTCGGGGGACATTTCCCCCAGCAGCATCTGCATCATCACACCGCACGGGTTGCTGGACGTGCCCACCAGAGTCAGGCCGTGCACCAACGAGAAGAAGTAGGTTAGCGTCAGCGGCCAGGTGGGGTGCCCGGGTTCCTGCTCGCCCAGCAGTTGCAGCTCGTGGGTGCAGAAGCAGAGCTGGAAGGTGGCCAGAAACTCCGAGACGAAGGTGTGGGCCGTCGGCCGGTGCACGTGCCGCCGGAGGACCCCGCGGGCCAGCGCCACGGACAGCACGATCGACAGCATCAAACCCAGCGAGGTGCAGGTgtcctgcacctcgggccagggCCCCCGCGGCGCCGCCATGGCTCGCTCCCCTCCAGACGAGGCTGCGGGTCGGCTCGGCAGCGGGCGGTCTGCGGGCTCGAGTCCGAAGtctgcggccccgcccccggctccggCCCTCGGGGCGGGCGGACTCCAGACGAGCTGCCCCGCCCGTCACCGCAGggctcctcccccactccccggcTGCCCGCCGAGGTGTTGGGACTAGAgccggaggggaaggggggaggcggCGCGGCCAGCCCCGCTGGGGCACTCGCGGAGGGGTCAAGGGTCAGCCCGCACGGCCACGCACACACCCCGGCCCCTATCTCGGGGACCGGAGCGGGCGCGAGCGGCTGCAGGGAGCGGTGGGAGGCCGCGCCCGGGACCACTGCGCGTGCGCGTGGCGGCCGGCGCCCCCGCCGGCGCCGGGTGGGACCTCCGCGTTCGGGGCCCGGCCGCGTGCAGGTGCGCCCCGCGGGGCGTGGGAAGGTGAGCGACCACTGCGTTTGGACAGTTGCTCTGCAGCGAGGAAACTGAGGGTTCTTACTACCCCTTCTCAAACTGTGACACCGTCAAGCTGGAAAGACACCTAAAGATCACCTTGGCCAACCACCTCGTTTTTAATTAATGGGGCGACTGAGAAGACGGGAGGTGACGGAAGTGCAGTGCAGCGGGGGgatgtgtggggggggggttatgCGGCCGTGGACTTCGGAGAAGAGCGAACCAGGGTTTGACCTGTGAAGAAGGGCATGCAGCTTGATTATCTCCTTGATAATCAAGTTGGTTTTCGTCACCTGCCTCGTAGAGATGTGGGTCACAGGACCCGCCTCATGGGTTGGTTTGCAGCACAGAGCCCAGCACGCAGGAAGGGTCCAGGAAGTGCGAGCCTAAAGGTGAAAGAGCAGGTCTGATGGTGCCCAAgtctagtttcagttttgcaagatgaagagaaCTCTGGAGATGAAtggggtgatggttgcacaataatgtgaGTGTGTTCACGGGTGCAAAGTGCGTGCACCCGATGCTTCAAAAGAAAGGCCAATATTCCAGCCGTCAGAGTTTAAAGAAGGGTTAATTGATCGAGAAGGCTCCAACCGAGAAGATGGGAGAAATAATCTTCAAATCCATTTTAAGAGAGCCCCAAATTCAGGCTGTCTTATCTgtcaagggaagggaggaggggcgaGGCGAGCGGTGGTTTCCTCCCCATCCCTACCCCTCCCAAGAGAGCTGGAGAGCTAGGCGCTGAAAAGGAGTCCAAGGAAGAGCTGGACTTCTCTAGATCTCTTTGATCCTGGTCTGTGGTTGGGCCCCTCTGATCTGAGTCCGGTGGTGGAGACTCCTGTAAATCTTTGATAAACAGTCATTatttccccaccccttccagaaaggcccctgggcaaggggctgcTGGGGCAAAAACTCAAGCCTCCAGCAGAATTCCtttggttaattagcatatttgaGGCAGGTGCTATTAACCCAGAGGCTCTGAGAGAAATACAGGGTAAGAATTAAGACAAAGCATTTCACTCCGTTacaaatgtacttaataccactgaactgtacacttaaaaatggttaagatggtagcttttatgttatgtgtattttactacaattttaaaagtgttttttctttttaagggatGAGCTAGCAAGTTAAGCATGGATAAACCTTAAAtgtatat contains:
- the AQP11 gene encoding aquaporin-11, which gives rise to MAAPRGPWPEVQDTCTSLGLMLSIVLSVALARGVLRRHVHRPTAHTFVSEFLATFQLCFCTHELQLLGEQEPGHPTWPLTLTYFFSLVHGLTLVGTSSNPCGVMMQMLLGEMSPETGAMRLLAQLMAALGSRYCIGALWSLGLTRYHVGERSFACRNPIHVDLPKAVVVEAICSFIFHGALLHVQEVRAKLRIHMLAALITFLVYAGGSLTGAIFNPALALSLHFKCFDEAFLQFFIVYWLAPSLGILLMILTFSLFLPWLYNNHTTNKKE